The following are from one region of the uncultured Hyphomonas sp. genome:
- the rplI gene encoding 50S ribosomal protein L9: protein MQVILLERVENLGAIGDEVKVKNGFARNFLLPQGKALMANERNRARFERERDAIEARNAEARAAAETESQKLDGAIFVLIRQAGDTGHLYGSVTARDIADAAEAAGYSVPRSGVRLDKPIKEIGLYDISVRLHAEVAITVQANIARSNDEADRQAKGEDIVASLQAANQAQDDEQAGELAEAAAERAAEGPAEEE from the coding sequence ATGCAAGTGATCCTCCTTGAACGCGTTGAAAACCTCGGCGCCATTGGCGACGAAGTGAAAGTGAAGAACGGCTTCGCCCGTAACTTCCTTCTGCCGCAAGGCAAGGCCCTGATGGCCAATGAACGCAATCGCGCCCGTTTCGAGCGTGAACGCGACGCCATCGAAGCCCGCAACGCCGAAGCCCGCGCAGCAGCTGAGACCGAATCTCAGAAGCTCGACGGCGCAATCTTCGTCCTGATCCGTCAGGCTGGCGACACTGGCCATCTTTATGGCTCCGTCACCGCACGCGACATTGCCGATGCGGCTGAAGCCGCCGGCTACAGCGTGCCGCGTTCCGGCGTGCGTCTCGACAAGCCGATCAAAGAGATCGGCCTGTACGACATCTCCGTCCGCCTCCACGCGGAAGTGGCTATCACCGTCCAGGCAAACATTGCCCGTTCGAATGATGAAGCTGACCGTCAGGCCAAGGGTGAAGACATTGTGGCTTCGCTGCAGGCTGCCAATCAGGCGCAGGATGATGAGCAGGCCGGCGAACTCGCCGAGGCTGCTGCAGAGCGCGCTGCTGAAGGCCCTGCCGAAGAAGAATAA
- the rpsR gene encoding 30S ribosomal protein S18, which yields MAQKLNITNIPARRPFGRRRKVDPFSGDNAQTIDYKDVKLLQRYISEKGKIVPSRITAVNLKNQRKLAQAIKRARMLALLPFEVK from the coding sequence ATGGCTCAGAAACTGAACATCACCAATATCCCGGCCCGCCGCCCGTTCGGCCGCCGCCGCAAAGTCGATCCGTTTTCGGGCGATAACGCCCAGACGATCGACTACAAGGACGTGAAACTGCTGCAGCGCTATATCTCTGAAAAAGGGAAAATCGTGCCGAGCCGCATCACGGCTGTAAACCTGAAGAACCAGCGCAAGCTTGCCCAGGCCATCAAACGTGCCCGCATGCTCGCCCTGCTGCCCTTCGAAGTGAAGTAA
- the gmk gene encoding guanylate kinase — protein sequence MSNSGHPKDSGTRRGLMLVLSSPSGAGKTTLSHKLIDEFHDVKLSVSATTRTPRPGETDGKDYFFKTVDAFHEMIEQRAFLEWAHVFDKYYGTPKADTVARLEAGEDVLFDVDWQGADALHDQMPNDVVSVFILPPSISALEQRLAARPGSTPEIVARRMEDAKREIMHWRRYDYVIVNDDLEVAYQRLRRILLVERLKRLRQLDLEDHVRKLLGEA from the coding sequence ATGTCGAATAGCGGACACCCCAAAGACAGCGGCACGCGCCGCGGCCTCATGCTGGTCCTGTCCAGCCCGTCGGGCGCTGGCAAGACGACGCTGTCGCACAAGCTGATTGACGAATTCCACGATGTGAAACTGTCGGTCTCGGCCACGACGCGCACGCCGCGCCCGGGTGAGACGGATGGGAAAGACTATTTCTTCAAGACCGTGGATGCGTTCCACGAGATGATCGAACAGCGCGCCTTCCTCGAATGGGCGCATGTGTTCGACAAGTATTACGGCACGCCCAAAGCTGACACGGTGGCACGACTGGAAGCCGGCGAGGACGTGCTGTTCGACGTGGACTGGCAGGGCGCCGACGCGCTGCACGACCAGATGCCGAACGATGTCGTCTCGGTCTTCATCCTGCCGCCAAGCATCAGCGCACTGGAACAGCGCCTGGCGGCCCGGCCCGGTTCAACGCCCGAAATTGTTGCGCGCCGAATGGAAGACGCCAAGCGTGAGATCATGCACTGGCGCCGCTATGACTATGTCATCGTCAATGATGACCTTGAAGTCGCCTACCAGCGCCTTCGCCGGATCCTTCTGGTGGAGCGCTTGAAACGGCTGCGCCAGCTGGACCTGGAGGACCATGTCCGTAAGCTTCTGGGCGAGGCCTGA
- the fabG gene encoding 3-oxoacyl-[acyl-carrier-protein] reductase, with the protein MFTLSGRTALVTGASGGIGSAIAKALSEAGAKVVLSGTREGVLNDVAATLPGESAVVTCNLSDPEAVDGLAAKAEEAVGPLDILVANAGITRDKLLMQMKDDDWNSVIDINLGSYYRLTKSVVRGMMKRRHGRIIGITSVVGVTGNPGQTNYCASKAGMIGFTKSLAQEVASRGITANAIAPGFIESPMTDVLPEAQKSSLLGRIPAGRLGQGADIAAAAVYLASDEAGYVTGQTLHVNGGMAMI; encoded by the coding sequence ATGTTCACACTCTCCGGCCGTACGGCCCTTGTTACGGGCGCTTCCGGCGGTATCGGCAGCGCGATTGCGAAAGCGCTCTCCGAAGCTGGCGCGAAAGTCGTGCTGTCTGGCACGCGCGAAGGCGTCCTCAATGATGTCGCCGCCACTTTGCCCGGTGAAAGTGCCGTGGTGACCTGCAACCTGTCCGACCCCGAGGCCGTCGATGGCCTCGCCGCGAAGGCGGAGGAAGCGGTCGGGCCGCTCGATATCCTGGTCGCGAATGCCGGCATCACCCGCGACAAACTGCTGATGCAGATGAAGGATGACGACTGGAACAGCGTCATCGATATCAATCTCGGATCTTATTACCGCCTCACGAAGAGCGTCGTGCGCGGCATGATGAAGCGCCGCCATGGCCGCATTATCGGCATCACATCGGTTGTGGGCGTGACCGGCAATCCCGGCCAAACGAACTATTGTGCGTCCAAGGCGGGGATGATCGGGTTTACCAAATCCCTGGCCCAGGAAGTCGCCAGCCGCGGCATTACAGCCAACGCAATCGCCCCCGGTTTCATCGAATCACCGATGACGGATGTGCTGCCGGAAGCTCAGAAGAGTTCGCTTCTGGGGAGAATTCCGGCGGGCCGATTGGGGCAGGGTGCTGATATTGCTGCAGCTGCGGTGTATCTGGCTTCTGACGAGGCAGGCTATGTTACGGGGCAGACGCTGCACGTAAATGGCGGTATGGCCATGATCTGA
- a CDS encoding YicC/YloC family endoribonuclease: protein MSVLSGMTGFARVSGEAEWGSWAWEAKSVNGRGLDVRVNYPPGFEALDRAIKTAAPKYFQRGSLQVALRVDLSSGADTATVNTTLLDALASAVEKRTGTPLSGEVFASLMNVKGVVEPGASNLRDLGSDEAVIAPLAKAGEEALQALQAERRREGGMLTDLLEGLVAGMEDLREKAGTLADSQPGLLQERLTKQLDELDPDNRVDKDRAAAEIALSAAKADVREELDRLSAHFVSAHDLLAGGSPAGRKLDFLAQELNREANTLCSKSISLDLTNAGLGLKGLIDQFKEQAANVE, encoded by the coding sequence ATGAGTGTGTTATCGGGGATGACTGGCTTTGCCCGTGTTTCGGGTGAGGCCGAATGGGGCAGCTGGGCGTGGGAAGCGAAAAGCGTCAATGGCCGCGGCCTAGACGTGCGCGTGAACTATCCGCCGGGCTTCGAAGCGCTTGACCGTGCCATCAAGACGGCCGCGCCGAAATATTTCCAGCGGGGGTCCCTTCAGGTGGCGCTCCGCGTCGACCTGTCGAGCGGCGCAGATACGGCAACCGTGAACACCACGCTGCTCGACGCGCTGGCCTCCGCTGTTGAAAAACGTACCGGCACGCCCCTGTCGGGCGAGGTATTCGCGAGCCTGATGAATGTGAAGGGCGTCGTGGAGCCTGGTGCCTCCAATCTGCGTGACCTTGGCAGTGATGAGGCTGTGATTGCCCCGCTCGCCAAGGCCGGAGAGGAGGCCCTGCAGGCCCTGCAAGCCGAACGGCGCCGCGAGGGCGGCATGCTGACCGACTTGCTGGAGGGGCTGGTCGCCGGCATGGAAGACCTGCGGGAGAAGGCCGGTACGCTGGCGGATAGCCAGCCGGGCCTGCTGCAGGAACGCCTGACGAAACAACTCGATGAACTCGATCCGGATAACCGCGTCGACAAGGATCGCGCGGCTGCAGAAATTGCCCTCAGCGCCGCCAAGGCGGATGTCCGTGAAGAACTGGACCGCCTCAGCGCCCATTTCGTTTCCGCGCACGATCTGCTTGCGGGTGGTTCTCCGGCTGGCCGGAAGCTGGACTTCCTGGCACAGGAGCTGAACCGCGAAGCCAATACGCTCTGCTCGAAATCCATCAGCCTCGATTTGACGAATGCGGGACTCGGTCTCAAAGGACTTATCGACCAGTTCAAGGAGCAGGCCGCCAATGTCGAATAG
- the mltG gene encoding endolytic transglycosylase MltG, with protein MKFLKGLLSLIILVLVIGGAAAGVGWIWMQDALNRDGPLAEDVVFHVEPGEGLSSVAVRLEEEGIIRDAKLIRLKAKLDNTETDIKTGEFKIDRGASTVEVLHTLIEGKGILYKITLPEGRTTAQLLKVIEADPVLVGDMPEEEIPEGSLLPDTYLFDRGMTRAEMVKLMQDKQTELLEDLWPERDPDIPLKTPYEAVILASVVEKETGRVDEQPEIAALFTTRLNRGMRLESDPTIIYGVSRGEPLYNARGQRRTLRRSEIDRKTDWNTYQIDGLPKTPICNPGRGAIEAVLNPPHTEYIFFVADGKGGHLFAKTLADHNRNVAAYRAYERKEIAKERAPK; from the coding sequence ATGAAATTCCTGAAGGGCCTGTTGTCGCTCATCATCCTGGTCCTCGTCATTGGCGGGGCTGCAGCCGGTGTCGGCTGGATCTGGATGCAGGATGCGCTGAACCGGGACGGGCCGCTGGCTGAAGACGTCGTGTTCCACGTTGAACCGGGCGAAGGCCTTTCCAGCGTTGCGGTGCGTCTGGAAGAGGAGGGCATCATTCGTGATGCCAAGCTGATCCGGCTCAAAGCGAAGCTGGACAATACCGAAACCGATATCAAAACGGGCGAATTCAAGATCGATCGTGGTGCCAGCACAGTCGAGGTGCTGCACACGCTGATCGAAGGCAAAGGCATTCTCTACAAGATCACCTTGCCGGAAGGCCGCACAACGGCGCAGCTCCTGAAAGTGATTGAAGCAGACCCGGTTCTCGTCGGAGACATGCCCGAAGAGGAGATCCCTGAAGGATCGCTCCTTCCGGATACGTACCTGTTCGACCGCGGCATGACCCGTGCCGAGATGGTCAAGCTGATGCAGGACAAGCAGACAGAATTGCTGGAAGACCTGTGGCCGGAGCGCGATCCTGATATCCCGCTCAAGACCCCCTATGAGGCGGTTATCCTGGCCTCCGTGGTCGAGAAGGAAACCGGCCGTGTGGACGAGCAGCCGGAAATCGCCGCACTCTTCACAACGCGTCTGAACCGGGGGATGCGGCTGGAAAGCGACCCGACGATCATTTACGGCGTGTCGCGCGGCGAGCCGCTCTATAATGCCCGGGGCCAACGCCGCACATTGCGTCGGTCCGAGATCGACAGAAAGACCGACTGGAACACCTACCAGATTGATGGTTTGCCGAAGACACCGATCTGCAATCCGGGGCGCGGCGCGATTGAGGCTGTGCTCAACCCGCCGCATACAGAATATATTTTCTTCGTCGCCGATGGAAAAGGCGGGCATCTGTTCGCCAAGACGCTGGCGGACCACAATCGCAATGTGGCTGCCTATCGCGCCTATGAGCGAAAAGAAATCGCAAAGGAGCGGGCGCCAAAATGA
- a CDS encoding replicative DNA helicase, with amino-acid sequence MPLDDTAFPKDAIAPPHNLSAESAVLGAILFDNNSYQRVADILRASDFYAPAHQELYEVASIMIQQGRIADGVTLREHFEKAEKLSEIGGARYLEQLLDSAAFGAEVGDYAHMIRDLAMRRSLVGIGSDLQGRALTPAPEESGERQIELAERQLFDLAERGATGRGFTSFAEALTESLKTAEAAYKREGKIAGIPTGLRDLDEKLGGMHRSDLIILAGRPSMGKTSLATNIAYNAASAYRAEMQEDGSKKTVDGAIVGFFSLEMSNEQLATRIIAERTGITTHRIRQGDLDKGDFERLREATEELQNLPLYIDDTGGISISQLAARARRLQRSVGLDMIVIDYLQLITVSTSGPNSSRVQEITQITTSLKALAKDLNVPIIALSQLSRAVEQRDDKRPQLSDLRESGSIEQDADVVMFVYREEYYLARTEPGADPSDPASNEKWSKWRQRMDEVYGKAECIIGKQRHGPIGRVELAFDSNITRFGDLTKEQQGYGADFE; translated from the coding sequence ATGCCTCTGGACGATACCGCCTTCCCCAAAGACGCCATTGCGCCGCCGCACAATCTGTCGGCCGAATCCGCTGTGCTGGGCGCCATTCTCTTTGACAACAATTCCTACCAGCGCGTCGCCGACATCCTGCGCGCGTCGGACTTCTACGCCCCGGCCCACCAGGAATTGTACGAAGTCGCGTCCATCATGATCCAGCAGGGTCGCATCGCTGATGGCGTGACCCTGCGCGAGCATTTCGAGAAGGCCGAAAAGCTGTCAGAAATTGGCGGCGCGCGTTACCTGGAACAGCTGCTGGACTCGGCGGCGTTCGGGGCTGAGGTGGGCGACTACGCCCATATGATCCGCGACCTCGCCATGCGGCGCTCGCTCGTCGGCATCGGCAGCGATCTTCAGGGCCGGGCGCTGACCCCTGCCCCGGAAGAAAGCGGCGAGCGCCAGATCGAGCTGGCCGAACGCCAGCTGTTCGACCTCGCCGAGCGCGGCGCAACCGGCCGCGGCTTTACCAGCTTCGCCGAAGCCCTGACGGAATCGCTGAAAACGGCCGAAGCCGCCTACAAGCGCGAAGGCAAGATTGCCGGTATCCCGACCGGCCTGCGCGATCTCGATGAGAAGCTCGGCGGCATGCACCGGTCTGACCTGATCATTCTCGCCGGACGCCCATCCATGGGTAAGACATCGCTGGCCACCAACATCGCCTACAATGCAGCGTCTGCCTACCGCGCCGAGATGCAGGAAGACGGCTCCAAGAAAACCGTAGACGGAGCGATCGTCGGTTTCTTCTCGCTGGAAATGTCGAACGAACAGCTGGCCACCCGTATCATTGCGGAGCGGACCGGGATCACCACCCACCGCATTCGTCAGGGCGACCTCGACAAGGGCGATTTCGAACGCCTGCGCGAAGCGACGGAGGAGCTGCAGAACCTGCCGCTCTACATCGACGACACCGGCGGCATCTCGATCAGCCAGCTCGCGGCCCGCGCGCGCCGCCTGCAGCGCTCTGTTGGTCTCGACATGATCGTGATCGACTACCTGCAGCTCATCACGGTCAGCACCTCCGGCCCCAATTCCAGCCGTGTGCAGGAAATCACCCAGATCACAACCTCGCTGAAGGCGCTGGCGAAGGATCTGAACGTCCCGATCATCGCGCTGTCCCAGCTCTCCCGCGCGGTGGAACAGCGCGACGACAAACGTCCGCAGCTGTCGGACCTCCGGGAATCCGGTTCCATCGAGCAGGACGCGGACGTCGTCATGTTCGTGTATCGTGAGGAGTATTATCTCGCCCGGACAGAGCCCGGTGCAGACCCGAGTGATCCGGCCTCAAACGAAAAATGGTCCAAGTGGCGCCAGCGCATGGACGAGGTCTACGGCAAGGCCGAATGTATCATCGGTAAGCAGCGTCACGGCCCGATCGGCCGCGTCGAACTCGCCTTCGATTCCAACATCACGCGCTTCGGCGATCTGACCAAGGAACAGCAGGGCTACGGCGCCGACTTCGAATAG
- a CDS encoding CinA family protein: MHNLLPIAADIGTRLTERGETVAISESSSGGLISAALLAVPGASAFYRGGGVIYTPQAFRGLLGLTREDLGDVRSSTEPYARLLSRTIRGKLSADWGLCETGASGPNGNPYGDAAGHTCVAVCGPDRFEMSRTLETGIDNRADNMRRFAIEALDLLHAALT; encoded by the coding sequence ATGCACAACTTGCTCCCTATTGCCGCCGATATCGGCACACGCCTGACAGAGCGTGGTGAAACCGTCGCGATTTCAGAATCATCATCCGGTGGCCTGATCTCGGCGGCGCTGCTCGCCGTGCCGGGCGCATCGGCTTTCTACCGGGGCGGCGGGGTGATCTACACGCCTCAGGCATTCCGGGGGCTGTTGGGGCTGACCAGGGAAGACCTGGGCGATGTGCGGTCTTCGACCGAGCCATATGCCCGCCTGCTGTCCCGCACGATCCGGGGCAAGCTGAGCGCCGACTGGGGGCTGTGCGAGACCGGCGCATCCGGGCCGAACGGAAACCCTTACGGCGACGCCGCAGGCCACACCTGTGTGGCGGTCTGCGGCCCGGACAGGTTTGAAATGTCCCGCACTTTAGAAACGGGAATCGATAACCGGGCAGACAATATGCGCCGCTTTGCCATCGAAGCGCTGGATCTGCTGCACGCCGCGCTGACCTGA
- a CDS encoding SDR family oxidoreductase, translating into MDLHLKGKNAVILGGTRGIGRAIAETLADEGTNVAICARNEKQVAETVEALQAKGVNATGASVDIKDADALKSWIRHAGLKLGGIDILVSNAGAMAQGNTPEAWTQNFELDVLGAVNAFSAAEPFLNKAADTHGDAAFVIISSVSAAQADRADSYGPMKASLIHFAKGLARENAAKGLRVNVVSPGMVFFEGGIWHMVQTNQPDFFKQANSRNPTGRCATPQEIANAAVFLASPASSYTTGVNLVVDGAVSNRVNY; encoded by the coding sequence GTGGATCTGCATCTAAAGGGAAAGAACGCCGTCATCCTTGGCGGCACGCGCGGTATCGGGCGTGCCATTGCCGAGACATTGGCGGATGAAGGCACCAATGTTGCGATTTGCGCCCGGAATGAAAAGCAGGTCGCCGAAACGGTGGAGGCCCTGCAGGCCAAAGGCGTAAATGCAACAGGCGCATCAGTTGATATCAAGGATGCTGACGCGCTCAAATCGTGGATCCGGCACGCGGGTCTGAAACTCGGTGGCATCGACATCCTCGTTTCAAACGCCGGGGCCATGGCGCAAGGCAATACACCCGAGGCCTGGACGCAGAATTTCGAGCTGGACGTGCTGGGCGCAGTCAACGCGTTCAGCGCGGCTGAGCCCTTTCTGAACAAGGCCGCCGATACCCATGGCGATGCGGCCTTTGTCATCATCTCCTCCGTCTCTGCTGCCCAGGCGGACCGGGCAGATTCCTACGGCCCGATGAAGGCGTCGCTGATACATTTTGCCAAGGGGCTGGCCCGTGAAAACGCCGCCAAAGGCCTGCGCGTCAATGTCGTCTCACCCGGCATGGTCTTCTTCGAAGGCGGGATCTGGCACATGGTGCAGACGAACCAGCCCGACTTCTTCAAGCAGGCCAATTCCCGCAATCCGACCGGACGCTGTGCAACGCCGCAGGAAATCGCCAACGCGGCCGTCTTCCTGGCCAGCCCGGCATCTTCTTACACGACGGGCGTCAACCTGGTTGTGGACGGCGCCGTCTCCAACCGCGTGAACTACTGA
- the fabD gene encoding ACP S-malonyltransferase, with protein sequence MTKLAFIFPGQGSQEIGMGKALADAYTAARDVFQAVDDALGQGLSDLMWNGTIEELTLTANTQPALMAHSVAVMKALEAEFGISAKDAAFVAGHSLGEYSALAAAGSLTIADTARLLRIRGNAMQSAVQPGEGAMAALLGADVAQAEAACAAGRETGGACELANDNAPGQLVLSGSKAAIDAACEWAKANGVKKAMPLNVSAPFHCSLMQPAADAMAEALAGTDIKSPVVPVVANVSATPVTDPETIRQNLVAQVTGRVRWTESVQFMVAEGVDTTGEAGNGKVLTVMQRRIEKSLKGFTLGAPEDLEAFAEAMKG encoded by the coding sequence ATGACCAAACTCGCTTTCATCTTTCCTGGCCAGGGCAGCCAGGAAATCGGCATGGGCAAGGCCCTTGCGGATGCTTATACGGCCGCCCGCGACGTATTTCAGGCGGTCGATGATGCGCTCGGCCAGGGCCTGTCGGACCTGATGTGGAACGGCACGATCGAGGAACTGACGCTGACGGCCAATACCCAGCCCGCGCTCATGGCCCATTCGGTTGCTGTCATGAAAGCGCTGGAGGCGGAATTCGGTATTTCCGCGAAGGATGCGGCTTTTGTGGCCGGTCATTCGCTGGGGGAATATTCCGCGCTTGCCGCTGCAGGATCGCTGACAATCGCCGATACGGCGCGCCTGCTGCGTATTCGCGGCAATGCCATGCAGTCCGCCGTTCAGCCCGGAGAAGGCGCCATGGCAGCTCTGCTGGGCGCTGACGTCGCACAAGCGGAGGCCGCCTGTGCGGCCGGCCGTGAGACCGGCGGTGCCTGTGAACTGGCAAACGACAATGCGCCGGGCCAGCTGGTCCTGTCCGGATCGAAAGCCGCGATTGATGCGGCGTGTGAGTGGGCAAAGGCCAATGGCGTGAAGAAGGCGATGCCGTTGAACGTGTCCGCGCCCTTCCATTGTTCGCTGATGCAGCCTGCCGCCGATGCCATGGCCGAAGCGCTGGCCGGAACGGACATCAAATCGCCGGTCGTTCCGGTGGTTGCGAATGTCTCCGCGACGCCGGTGACCGATCCGGAGACCATCCGTCAGAATCTCGTCGCGCAGGTGACCGGCCGCGTCCGCTGGACCGAGAGCGTACAGTTCATGGTCGCCGAGGGCGTCGACACGACGGGCGAAGCTGGCAACGGTAAGGTCCTGACAGTGATGCAGCGCCGCATCGAGAAATCACTAAAAGGCTTCACCCTCGGCGCGCCCGAGGATTTGGAAGCCTTTGCAGAAGCCATGAAGGGATAA
- a CDS encoding acyl carrier protein produces MSDVLERVKKIVVDNLDVEGDKVVESASFIDDLGADSLDLVELVMAFEEEFNIEIPDDVQESIRTVGDAVTHIKAHI; encoded by the coding sequence ATGTCTGACGTTCTTGAACGTGTTAAGAAAATCGTTGTCGACAATCTCGACGTAGAAGGTGACAAGGTCGTCGAAAGCGCGAGCTTCATTGACGACCTCGGCGCAGACTCGCTGGACCTCGTCGAGCTGGTCATGGCTTTTGAGGAAGAATTCAATATCGAAATCCCGGACGATGTGCAGGAGTCGATCCGTACCGTCGGTGACGCCGTGACCCACATCAAGGCTCACATCTAA
- the fabF gene encoding beta-ketoacyl-ACP synthase II, producing the protein MSDRRVVITGIGIVSPLAATREATWERLLAGKSGAGRIDAFDPEDMPCKIAFQVPWVTGRGGGEGDPEAFDSEKFVSKKEMRRIDEFILYALAAAEEAVEDANWRPEDEEEKERTGVMIGSGIGGLESIYDTAITLYEHGPRKVSPFFIPSALINLASGQVSIKYGFKGPNHSVVTACATGAHAIGDSSRLIKYGDADVMIAGGSEAVIGRIGIAGFCAAKAMSTGFNDTPEKASRPYDKDRDGFVMGEGAAILVLEEYEHAKARGAKIYAEVSGYGLTGDAYHITAPAEGAEGGYRAMKMALKNSGIDPTEIDYVNAHGTSTPKGDEGEAGAVERAFGDHAKDISMSSTKSAVGHLLGAAGAIESAFCALAIRDQVMPPTLNLDNPSFETVIDLIPHNAKKGRVRAAMSNSFGFGGTNASLVLREVK; encoded by the coding sequence ATGTCTGACCGCCGCGTCGTCATCACTGGCATTGGTATCGTGTCTCCGCTTGCGGCGACACGGGAGGCCACATGGGAACGGTTGCTTGCGGGCAAGTCCGGGGCTGGGCGCATTGATGCGTTCGACCCTGAGGACATGCCCTGCAAAATCGCTTTCCAGGTGCCATGGGTGACGGGCCGCGGTGGCGGAGAAGGTGACCCTGAAGCGTTCGATTCGGAGAAATTCGTCTCCAAAAAGGAGATGCGCCGGATCGACGAATTCATTCTCTACGCCCTCGCGGCGGCCGAAGAGGCTGTCGAGGATGCCAACTGGCGTCCTGAGGACGAAGAGGAAAAAGAACGGACCGGGGTCATGATCGGCTCAGGTATCGGTGGTCTCGAGTCGATCTACGACACGGCGATCACCCTGTATGAGCATGGCCCGCGCAAGGTCAGCCCGTTCTTTATTCCGTCGGCTCTGATCAACCTCGCCTCCGGCCAGGTTTCGATCAAGTACGGCTTCAAAGGCCCGAATCACTCGGTCGTGACAGCTTGTGCCACCGGGGCGCACGCCATCGGCGACTCATCCCGTCTTATCAAATACGGCGATGCGGACGTGATGATTGCAGGAGGATCCGAAGCCGTGATCGGCCGGATCGGTATTGCCGGCTTCTGCGCCGCCAAGGCCATGTCCACCGGGTTCAACGATACGCCCGAAAAAGCCTCGCGTCCCTATGACAAGGATCGCGACGGATTTGTCATGGGTGAAGGCGCTGCGATTCTGGTGCTCGAAGAGTATGAGCATGCAAAGGCCCGCGGCGCGAAGATTTACGCAGAGGTCTCGGGTTACGGCCTGACTGGCGATGCGTACCACATCACGGCCCCTGCTGAAGGGGCTGAGGGTGGCTATCGCGCCATGAAAATGGCTCTGAAGAATTCCGGCATCGACCCCACCGAAATCGACTACGTCAATGCGCACGGCACATCGACGCCCAAGGGTGACGAAGGCGAAGCCGGCGCAGTGGAGCGGGCTTTCGGCGACCATGCGAAGGACATCTCGATGTCGTCGACCAAGTCGGCCGTCGGGCACCTCCTCGGCGCTGCGGGCGCGATTGAAAGCGCGTTCTGCGCCCTGGCCATTCGCGACCAGGTCATGCCGCCGACGCTGAACCTCGATAATCCGAGCTTCGAAACCGTGATCGACCTGATCCCGCACAATGCCAAGAAGGGCCGGGTGCGTGCCGCCATGTCGAACAGTTTCGGGTTTGGCGGAACGAACGCCAGCCTGGTGCTGCGCGAGGTGAAGTAA
- the rpsF gene encoding 30S ribosomal protein S6 yields the protein MAFYEHVVITRPDISPAQVDSFVEELSGFLKEKGATIGKTEYWGLRNLAYPIKKQRKGHYSLINIDAPAAAIHELERRQRLSEDVMRYMTIRVEELSDEPSPVLSRKDRRRD from the coding sequence ATGGCTTTTTACGAGCATGTCGTGATCACACGACCTGATATCTCGCCGGCCCAGGTCGACTCTTTTGTCGAAGAACTGTCCGGCTTTCTCAAGGAAAAAGGCGCCACCATCGGCAAAACCGAGTATTGGGGCCTTCGCAACCTTGCCTACCCGATCAAGAAGCAGCGCAAGGGTCACTACTCGCTGATCAACATCGACGCGCCTGCCGCTGCGATCCACGAACTGGAACGCCGTCAGCGCCTGTCGGAAGACGTCATGCGCTACATGACCATCCGTGTGGAAGAACTGAGCGACGAGCCGTCGCCGGTGCTCTCCCGCAAAGACCGTCGCCGCGACTAG